A genomic window from Triticum urartu cultivar G1812 chromosome 7, Tu2.1, whole genome shotgun sequence includes:
- the LOC125525803 gene encoding uncharacterized protein LOC125525803 translates to MDPPPPPPASIPVPDDLLEEIFVRLPTPDAVARASAACTSFRSVIKGRSFRRRFRAMHRPPLLGFMDAAGFHPAQAPHPSAPLAGALAPCAADFSFVPAVVSSASYVRPAVQEDDGEGPRWRPCDVRDGRVLLDWISFYPRSVHMWSYREGCARREVSILMDSREPVNLNICARPTWTKRERCNAADFHLAVCDPLSIRYVLLPTIPEDLASQPQDLLQEFQPVLAPCTGDDSEEVPFKVICIARYQTKLVLFVFPSTARQWSMVESPIFPSLEHMSCLYDMSSFDYVRGSFYWTDRHDWSDHLMVLDTRTLRFSTVDLLTGYHMELRSLPGQSFDDRRPNAVVLGREGALEMFSLVCQHGAFALYHTSLQNNSQEWKLEKIIQLPGQYRDYSISTIGAAEGFLFFRGALGGLGSIENVDCYSMEVKTYGITKVCTKTEKFLNRRSALPYFSFPPLLSEPTI, encoded by the coding sequence ATggacccgccgccgccgccgccggcctccATCCCCGTCCCCGACGACCTCCTGGAGGAGATCTTCGTCCGCTTGCCCACCCCGGACGCGGTCgcccgcgcctccgccgcctgcaCCTCCTTCCGCAGCGTCATCAAAGGCCGCTCTTTCCGCCGCCGCTTCCGCGCGATGCACCGGCCTCCCCTCCTCGGCTTCATGGACGCGGCAGGATTCCACCCGGCCCAGGCGCCGCACCCCTCCGCCCCGCTAGCTGGAGCCCTCGCCCCCTGCGCCGCCGATTTCTCCTTCGTCCCGGCAGTCGTTTCTTCTGCCTCCTACGTCCGGCCCGCCGTCCAAGAAGACGACGGGGAAGGCCCCCGCTGGCGCCCCTGCGACGTCCGCGACGGCCGCGTGCTCCTCGATTGGATCTCCTTCTACCCCCGTTCCGTCCACATGTGGAGCTACCGCGAAGGCTGTGCCCGCCGTGAGGTAAGCATCCTCATGGACTCCAGGGAGCCCGTTAACCTCAACATCTGTGCCCGCCCGACGTGGACCAAACGGGAGCGCTGCAACGCTGCCGACTTCCACCTCGCCGTCTGTGACCCCCTGTCCATCAGATACGTGCTGCTTCCAACCATACCCGAGGACCTCGCCTCCCAGCCACAGGATCTCCTTCAGGAATTCCAGCCTGTGCTTGCTCCCTGCACCGGCGACGACAGCGAGGAAGTGCCCTTCAAGGTGATATGCATAGCAAGATACCAAACGAAGCTCGTCCTCTTTGTATTCCCATCCACAGCTAGGCAATGGTCTATGGTCGAGTCCCCCATTTTCCCTTCTTTGGAGCACATGTCTTGTTTGTACGATATGTCCTCTTTTGACTATGTGCGCGGCTCTTTCTACTGGACAGATCGTCATGATTGGAGTGACCATTTGATGGTGCTGGACACGCGCACTTTGAGGTTTTCCACTGTTGACCTTCTCACCGGTTACCATATGGAGCTCAGAAGTCTGCCTGGCCAGAGCTTTGATGATCGTCGCCCAAATGCTGTTGTTCTGGGCCGAGAAGGAGCCCTTGAGATGTTTTCTCTTGTCTGTCAACACGGGGCCTTTGCTCTCTACCATACCTCTCTGCAGAATAATTCACAGGAATGGAAGCTAGAGAAGATTATACAGCTGCCTGGGCAGTATCGTGACTATTCCATCTCCACAATTGGTGCAGCCGAGGGATTCTTGTTCTTCCGGGGCGCTCTAGGAGGTCTGGGCAGTATTGAGAATGTGGATTGTTACTCAATGGAGGTCAAGACATATGGAATTACCAAAGTCTGTACAAAGACGGAGAAGTTCCTCAATCGCAGATCTGCTCTCCCATACTTTAGCTTCCCACCACTGTTATCGGAACCAACTATCTGA